From Zingiber officinale cultivar Zhangliang chromosome 5B, Zo_v1.1, whole genome shotgun sequence, the proteins below share one genomic window:
- the LOC121986787 gene encoding peroxidase 57-like: MAIATAAAAAALALLCLLAVVPTGHGALQVGFYKGKCNGTDVEATVKRIIASRFSRDRTIVPILLRLHFHDCFVRGCDASILLDGKGGKKAEKDADPNKSVNGYDVIDQVKSALESKCPGVVSCADIIAIATRDAVVLGGGKQYTYSVQTGRRDGNVSVASEADSNLPGHTLSASQAIAKFKTKGLNASDTVLLLGAHTVGITQCSFVRPRLYNYNNSGKADPAMDPALVSRLKSTCPSSRPTANNFIVLDQRTPLTVDNSYYKQILARRGILKVDQNIATDKLTNATVKALATGSSFPTLFGRAMVRMGAIQVLTGKQGQIRKSCRVVNK; encoded by the exons ATGGCCATagccaccgccgccgccgccgccgcccttgCTCTGCTTTGCCTCTTGGCCGTCGTCCCCACCGGCCACGGTGCTCTGCAGGTGGGATTCTATAAAGGGAAATGCAACGGCACCGACGTGGAAGCGACCGTCAAAAGGATCATCGCCTCCCGCTTTTCTCGTGATAGAACCATCGTTCCCATCCTCCTCCGCCTCCACTTCCACGACTGCTTCGTCAGG GGATGCGACGCTTCCATACTTTTGGATGGGAAAGGTGGGAAGAAAGCCGAGAAGGATGCAGACCCAAACAAAAGCGTCAATGGCTACGACGTAATCGACCAGGTGAAGTCTGCTCTGGAGAGCAAGTGCCCCGGCGTCGTCTCCTGCGCCGATATCATCGCCATTGCCACCAGAGATGCTGTCGTCCtg GGCGGTGGGAAACAGTATACTTATTCAGTTCAAACGGGGAGGAGGGATGGCAACGTCTCAGTCGCATCGGAAGCCGACAGTAATCTCCCTGGACATACATTATCTGCTTCTCAGGCTATTGCCAAGTTCAAAACGAAAGGGCTCAATGCATCAGACACAGTGCTACTACTTG GGGCTCACACTGTTGGGATCACTCAGTGCTCCTTCGTCCGACCACGCCTCTACAACTACAACAACTCCGGCAAGGCCGATCCCGCCATGGACCCCGCCCTCGTCTCCAGGCTCAAGTCCACGTGCCCCTCATCGAGACCTACCGCCAACAACTTCATCGTCCTCGATCAGAGAACACCGTTGACGGTGGACAACAGCTACTACAAGCAGATCCTAGCGAGGAGAGGCATCCTCAAGGTGGACCAGAACATTGCGACCGATAAGTTGACCAACGCCACCGTCAAGGCGCTGGCCACCGGCTCCAGCTTCCCGACTCTGTTCGGCCGCGCCATGGTGAGGATGGGCGCCATCCAGGTGCTCACCGGGAAACAGGGACAGATTCGCAAGTCGTgcagagtcgtcaacaaatga
- the LOC121984700 gene encoding protein TRIGALACTOSYLDIACYLGLYCEROL 4, chloroplastic-like: MANLRLAIDSAFWDLNVSSPQLIEGTAKAVPGEPSPLALATTARTIRPLQLSFLANALPLGLIPSLAPSTSKDVGSFAIQSFLFTPSADNWWMALVGQFRPKKLITNIKKEVELGLETFRHGDELEWSQLKRFAKHFVDKSLYAVGFFSQLSLTTDTSLLFNVENHGDKVGRRTKAMLLHKLENHDVTLEAAWPELFVDSKGSYWNVPTSISLDVSSLIPDSGLGYRFGLHKNDGQPQALNSPSSGIPLTLLPGLCAKAAFSYEKSIDLWRKPEKDSKARKSVEELDEYSYDVRLGEPHAAISGIVGGTCAAWFGGDKSTNATVGYQQDVSEAGQSVILNSKRRNRFSADMFGSLLYTLQLGEFKKDFIDLTRIDARFDIHSASSFVKDAAYLISDIVKGRVDREMNPLASPKFNLILQQQVAGPIVFRMDSRISLGCPSQKQLSRVEDVMFGLSYSFRLLQSGKILAWFSPTRKETMIELRLFEF; encoded by the exons ATGGCGAACCTTCGTTTGGCGATAGACTCGGCGTTTTGGGACTTGAACGTGTCGTCTCCGCAGCTCATAGAAGGCACCGCCAAGGCCGTCCCCGGAGAGCCTTCTCCGCTTGCTCTGGCGACGACGGCCCGTACTATCCGCCCGCTGCAGCTGTCCTTCCTCGCTAACGCCTTGCCCCTCGGCCTGATCCCATCACTCGCTCCATCTACTAGCAAGGACGTCGGCTCCTTCGCTATTCAGTCATTCTTATTCACCCCCTCAGCTGACAACTG GTGGATGGCATTAGTTGGCCAATTTCGTCCAAAAAAATTAATCACAAATATTAAGAAAGAAGTGGAACTTGGACTTGAAACTTTTAGACATGGAGATGAGCTAGAGTGGTCTCAGTTGAAGAGATTTGCAAAACATTTTGTGGACAAGTCACTCTATGCAGTCGGTTTCTTCTCGCAACTTTCTTTGACAACAGACACATCATTACTTTTCAATGTGGAAAACCATGGAGATAAGGTAGGACGGCGCACAAAAGCAATGCTCTTGCACAAG CTCGAAAATCATGATGTCACACTAGAAGCTGCATGGCCTGAGTTGTTTGTGGACAGTAAGGGGAGTTATTGGAATGTTCCAACTTCAATTTCTCTCGATGTCTCTTCTCTAATACCTGATTCTGGGTTGGGATATCGTTTTGGTTTACACAAGAATGATGGACAACCTCAGGCCCTCAATTCTCCTTCTAGTGGCATTCCCCTGACGCTTCTTCCTGGACTATGTGCTAAAGCTGCTTTTTCTTATGAGAAGAGCATCGACCTTTGGAGGAAACCTGAAAAGGATAGCAAAGCAAGAAAATCAGTTGAAGAACTTGATGAATACTCCTATGATGTACGCCTTGGAGAACCCCATGCAGCAATATCAGGAATTGTTG GTGGTACTTGTGCGGCATGGTTTGGTGGAGATAAAAGTACAAATGCCACTGTTGGGTATCAACAGGATGTTAGTGAAGCTGGTCAGTCTGTCATTTTAAACAGCAAAAGAAGAAATAGGTTTAGTGCTGACATGTTTGGTTCATTATTGTACACACTTCAGCTAGGGGAGTTCAAGAAGGATTTTATTGATCTTACTAGAATAGATGCTCGCTTTGACATTCATTCAGCTTCATCATTTGTCAAAGATGCTGCTTATCTTATCTCTGACATTGTCAAAGGCCGAGTTGACAGAGAAATGAATCCTCTTGCTTCCCCAAAGTTTAATCTAATCCTTCAACAACAG GTAGCAGGGCCTATAGTATTTCGCATGGATTCCCGGATTTCTCTTGGTTGCCCATCGCAGAAGCAGTTGTCTCGTGTAGAGGATGTCATGTTCGGCTTGAGCTACTCTTTCAGACTCTTACAGTCTGGAAAAATATTGGCTTGGTTTTCTCCTACGAGGAAAGAAACAATGATTGAGCTGCGACTATTTGAGTTTTAG